The genomic DNA CATAGAGATCAACCCTgccatcaaaaaaaaaagtgaattttacatttacagGATAATTAATACTCATAATAGGATTTAATACAACTGAATTTTCCCTCTGGAAATCAATAAAAGCTTATCTAAAATCCCGTGGCTGTTACATTCAGAGGCTAAATGCTCGTCAGACCGATCTGAGATAGTTTCTTGATTTAGTGTACGGCAGTTTGTCTGTgaaagttgtttaagagattacATTACCATGTGCTCAGGTTGCTGTAAATGTGGGCTGCCCCACTGATGACAGGATGGTGGACTGTCTGAAATCTACGGATGCCAAGACTCTCACCATGGCTGCTCCCCGCGTCACACAAGGCTCCCCAGACAGTGAGTCTATCGAACTACTTCATTTAGAATATAACTGTTTATGGCttagtgacaaataagggttggcaagatgtcaaatggtgcaaccacaaaaaaaagataaatattaaatactttatccaactacattgtatttaactggacttatatatataattacttcatttaaaaaacatcaaattattattattattatttttttttatcatttctacatttacacattttcgtcaatattgagcagaacatttttttctaaagttttgacaaattatgtaaaatttgttatatactatagtgttgcaatgtaaacgtggattgtattttttttctcattttagttcacatttattttcctgtatataatcagattttgatgggaaaaaattactggttacaccaactgacactgggttagatgacgtcattgacccatatacaCTCAAAAATTTCAAGTTTCTTGGAAaagcacactttttaaaaatgtaaataacagaCATGCAGtcaatgtggtaaatgactattaaagctggaaaggACTGATTTTCCTATGAAATATCTTTTAAATATTGTCAGCATCCATCACGCCTGTGTTCCAgcagcacattgtgttaatcaaagtttatagtgttgaaaggctcattgatcattaaaactcCTGTGCATTATGTtaacacagctgaaaactgttttgtgctgatttgagaagcaataaaatgatccttcctcaggctggttgagtatttagaggtaaagttggagatttgtacaggttgaaattattatttctacccttttGGGGTATGTCTTTGCTATATTTTCTATTcatttgtaactcatttcatgaatgaaacagtttgtttcaaaacaatacAGACATTTTcagggtgaccccaaacttgtGAGTGTGGTGTATAACAGGCATACAGAAACATGTAGAAATTCTGGCCACATTATAGTTAGTTCTAAGGTTCCTCCTATGCCCTTTTATCAAAATCCTACAATTCATCATAGAGTACAAAAATCAATATGTCACAAAACATTTGGGAGCTATAATAGAACTATATGTCCAAATGCCACCTTAATGATTCTGTGCTAATTCCTCTCAGGTCCTGGTGTGACAAACCTTCTTCTGTCTCCTGTTGTTGATGGCGACTTCCTCCCCGATCGGCCTGAAAACTTGTTCCACAACGCGGCTGATATTGACTACATTGCAGGAGTTAATGACATGGATGGACACCTGTTCACCTCTCAGGACATCCCTTCCCTTGGTAACAAGAACAAAGAGACTCCTGTGTAAGACTGTTTTATCCCCAGAAAGCCTTTTCACCCCTTTGAAAGTGAATTTTGGAGTCTTCTCACTAATAGAGCTCTTATTTTCACTGCAGAGAGGACGTGAAGAGGCTCCTTGCTGCCTACAGTAAAGAACTGGGGCCAGCAGCTATGGAGATTGCCTTTGCTGAATATTCGTCCAACTGGGGATCAACACCCACCCAGGACACCATTAAGAGATCTGCAGTGGACATTGGGACTGACTACATCTTCCTGGTTCCCATACAGACGGCCATCTACCTGCATGCAGCTAACGCCAGGTGAGACAAACTGCTTTATTCCTTATCTTAGCAGACTTTTCACTTTTCACGAAACACATATACGCTTTTTGAAGAGCAATGAACCAAGATTGTTCCCtttttgtggacattttgtGGTGTTTAACAGGTCTGGCCGCACCTTCTCCTACATGCTGTCTGAGCCCAGTTTAATGGCTGGACCAGGCAAACCCTACCATGACTGGGTGGGATCCGATCATGCTGATGACCTGCAGTATGTGTTTGGAAAACCCTTCACCACGCCAAAGGCTTACGGGGACAGACACAGGGCCCTGTCTGGCTACATGATTGCCTACTGGACTAACTTCGCCAGAACTGGGTAAATTTGTGTATAACATTGTGAAACTTTAAGACTTTAAGTCAACCTGCATATCTGCGTCTAGTGGTCAAGTGCAGAAGTAATTGATTTTAAGCCCCAAACTCTTCTTTGTTAAGTGATTTAATTGCATAAAATTGACAGTTACCTTAAAACACAGATGTTTATTTTGCATCAAACTAGTGGAAACTGACCCACTGtcccaaaactgacacaaaagaAGGCCTCGTGTGTCAGTATCAGAGGCTGAGGGCTGTGACAAAGCGTCTGTATCGGACTACATTGCAGTATCTAGTGGAGGGAGTTATTTTATGCCAAACTAtcttcagggttcgtacgggtgcttgaaatccttgaaaaaaatgttttattttcaaggtttaaaaagtgcgtggattttggataaagtgcttctaaatgcttgaaattcttattGTATTTCTCTTACAATcagactatatccatctatagactagataatcacatgttcaatgtaaaaataatgagtagcctatctggaatgaagaccgttcctcctaaaagtgtaataccatcgctgttggttaagtgaaatctcccccttttagtatgtaagtactcaaccgttgtaaggtactggaaaagcttgaaaatgaaccttgaaagtccttgaaaagtgcttgaatttgaccactcaaaaagttTATGAACCTTGTATCTTTTCCTAagcctaaccaagtagttttgttaccTGAACCGGACAAAATGTCGACCATCtgacaacatgtttaaaactgcgaccattacatttaggtatgaggacatTTTGATCTGCTACTAGTAAGGGTGCTTTTTTTTAGGAAACGCTCCTGTAGGTCTCATTAAAACAACCTGTGTGGTCATATGAATTGGACTTGATTAAAAGTTTTACCAGCTTgaagattaattaattttccttcctcttcttcttttttacagaAACCCCAACAAAGGAAACCTGCAGGTGCCTGCTATGTGGCCTGAATTCACCAGCACTGAGCAGCAGTTCCTGGAAATCAATGGGAAGATGAATGAGAGCTCCACCGGACACGAAATGAGACTACGTTTTGTTCGGCTTTGGACCAGCACCCTTCCCAGCCTCGCATCACGTGATGTCACAGAGGCTCAGTGATTACATTTCCCCCCCCCcagttttaaaagaagaaactaTTTGTACAAATGAAATATTGTGTACAATAAACCTCATGAGCTAAAAGATTGTCAGGGGctttttacagtgttcaaaatgactatataaatattacatatataacctgagaatatattttaaaagtctGAGGATGTACTGTATATTGAAACTTAAGAATACATATTGAAATTCTGAGTATATATATTGAAGGTTTTAaccaaatgttttaatatatattctctgattttcaatatatattctcaggcttTTAATATATAGTCTcgggtttctatatatattctcaggtttcaatatatatattttcaggtttctatatatattctcaagtttatatatatatatatatatatatatagtgtcaggttttgaatccatatatgtaatacatttttctaaACGGCAGTTTTAgatattgaacgataagtcgatatagtaattaccGTGACTGGCCTACCCGTAGCCtaatgcctttttctttttctttgattATTGACTGGCTCAGGCCTACATTCGAAAGTTACATAAAACCTAAAGGGGGTTATGTAATTGTCACACATTTGTCAAGTTGAAAGAGAGTATTTTATGTGTActcagcttcttaaatgtgcaTTCACTGTACAAAAATATTGTACAAAACGAAGCTCTTGAGCAGGGCCGGGTCTAGACAGGCATGTATGAGGGGGCAGCCACAAATCTTGAGGGGGCATTGTGCTCCAGCACCTTTTACCATGTCTAACTGACAAATTCACTCACTCGGATGCAGGTACACTGAACAAGTGCCTTGTAAAGTACTGTGGTCTCAAATGCTTAACACACTTATTTTATTGTAGTTATTGTTGTTACACTAACAATATATGAACTTGGGTTGCTGTTAGTTGTATGTCCTACCCTCAACCTAAACTGACTgcactttgtcaggcctctaccCTAAGACCTGCCCAACTTGGGTGTCCCTATGAAGACTAGCTTCTGTTGGTATAGCtcttacgcctggattccactggatgcgtaacgactccgacaggggtctgtccgcaacggctgcgtatctacgcagtccgtcaacacccaccggatccgtctgtgtcggagctgttgcggacagcagagtcccgaggacgtacgagatctcgcgaattcacgcctaatcaaatgatataactggaagataatcaacatctcctcgttaatgactggagacaaatccagcgactccgtctgagcgctaacgaggtcggccagcttgttaacgagccggccgacctcgttagcgaacccgaggtattttattttgaaaatataccggtgttttattttgtctgtgcaagacttcctgtcccgaacgatctgctctgtgctgaatttatgcgtagtgctccgtcgtccgacaaaaatagaagctctgcgcaagtgttgcgagggctgtcggatggccctgcgttgtcggactcattacgcagcggatctgcagtcggtggaatctcacacattgattataatgggtgcgtaacggctccgacgacggatctgcagccgttacgcatccagtggaatccaggcgttaggGTCACTGAGGCACTCAAACCTCCTGACCACGATAAGGTGGCAATCCCTCAGGaggatgtttttgtattttttttgtatttttttgtatttttttatttttataatacaaattactattactattttttttatttttttattattactattattttttttatctttataatacaaattacttttttccacATAGGCTACTCTATCCTAGCTGCAAATTTGGGCTGGGGCACAATAAATGGAGCTTTGCCAGTGACAACTGATACAATACAATTGCTCAAAATGGGCAAAAGATTCTCCGTACAGGAGGCCAGAGAAGCTTTGCCCAATGGCAAAGCTTTTGGAATGGTCTTTTTGCCCAAGAAATGATCCACCATGCATGGCTTCCAATGTGATAAGAATGCAAAAACAGCCAACACAGATGGCAATTACTCGTGCAGGACATTTGACATGACCTGAAAGGGTTAAATCTCTaatataactaaaataaaattgtaaatttgttgaatgttttcaactctcttttttaaattacatttttcattcaaaacaaacaaaaacgagTAGCACTTTaatacataaatgtgatctaACAAAGGTAAGGGGCAAATATTAATCATGTATGCTGTTTATATTGCTTGTAATTTGGATGAAGTAAACATCTGTagagtattttaacataaaattgtTTGATTGTGTTGaattaaaaaccaaaaaatgcAGCGGGTCCACCAGACCCGCAAACACTGGCTgagtaacaaaaatatgaacagaacACAAGGGTTAAGTATGTCACTACACAAAACACTATGAACGAGTTTAACAGAGCTCCTTTGCTTCGCATTCGCAGTTTACTGCTGCAAGCTGCTATTAGAAACCTGAGACTGGCTCATTTGCATACTGAAGGGTGATTGGAAGTTGGGCAGACAGCTATCCCTCACAGCGAGCCGGCAGCAGGCCGATACACTGAGCAGAGCGAAAAGGGGAGATGGAGCGGAGGCGAGAAACATGACACAAGAAACAacttgatatattttatatttaagggGGCAAGCAAGACATTAAGACATTAAGAAGTGGAGCGGAGGAGAGAGgcatgaaatgataaaaatatatgaaatataatatattttgggGGATTTAGTTTGAGGGGGCACAACATTTA from Centropristis striata isolate RG_2023a ecotype Rhode Island chromosome 19, C.striata_1.0, whole genome shotgun sequence includes the following:
- the LOC131992768 gene encoding bile salt-activated lipase-like; the protein is MEKLKILFAVVFSLGTASAASLGVVQTEGGAVQGRNIPLGLFRSVDVFKGIPFAAQPGTLEKPKAHPGWNGILKATKFAPRCLQMSMLQTSSFGSEDCLYLNIWVPHGRQVSSNLPVMIWLYGGGFMVGGSMGANFLNNYLYSGQEIADKGGVIVVSVGYRVGTLGFLSTGDSGLPGNYGLWDQHAAIAWVHRNIGSFGGDPENITIFGESAGGASVSFQTLSPHNKGLVKRAISQSGVAFCPWAMSRNPRKVAEEVAVNVGCPTDDRMVDCLKSTDAKTLTMAAPRVTQGSPDSPGVTNLLLSPVVDGDFLPDRPENLFHNAADIDYIAGVNDMDGHLFTSQDIPSLGNKNKETPVEDVKRLLAAYSKELGPAAMEIAFAEYSSNWGSTPTQDTIKRSAVDIGTDYIFLVPIQTAIYLHAANARSGRTFSYMLSEPSLMAGPGKPYHDWVGSDHADDLQYVFGKPFTTPKAYGDRHRALSGYMIAYWTNFARTGNPNKGNLQVPAMWPEFTSTEQQFLEINGKMNESSTGHEMRLRFVRLWTSTLPSLASRDVTEAQ